Proteins encoded together in one Camelina sativa cultivar DH55 chromosome 9, Cs, whole genome shotgun sequence window:
- the LOC104713116 gene encoding pentatricopeptide repeat-containing protein At1g74750, producing MIRAKHISNLSSSARSFFLSGTRPSAADGTSCTTPEDESCVSKRQQIRTEVVHTGKRASNLAAGLAGNILPVEAGKPLAVPKTVEHFTRPSHLPQLVSSPALPGKADSVNHASAIIKNDVGAPIGDQIFKAGIGTVSLLSDIANYKIPLSDGTEVVGLPKSCMVDPTGPISSVKLSNVKVIRREHLAKVYPRSAPKDSSDRVPINSSPGTKQVSNDVAEKSFASHDLLSNTASGKRKSMPQRSNIDTTRYASGDCDYNVHSSDDRTMISSVEGFCKPSKEMMRVAPGTAPTPRQYCNPGYVVENVSSILRRFKWGHAAEEALHNFGFRMDAYQANQVLKQMDNYVNALGFFYWLKRQPGFKHDGHTYTTMVGNLGRAKQFGEINKLLDEMVRDGCQPNTVTYNRLIHSYGRANYLNEAMNVFNQMQEAGCEPDRVTYCTLIDIHAKAGFLDIAMDMYQRMQAAGLSPDTFTYSVIINCLGKAGHLPAAHRLFCEMVGQGCTPNLVTFNIMIALHAKARNYETALKLYRDMQNAGFQPDKVTYSIVMEVLGHCGFLEEAEGVFAEMQHKKWVPDEPVYGLLVDLWGKAGNVEKAWQWYQAMIHAGLRPNVPTCNSLLSTFLRLHRMSEAYNLLQSMLTLGLHPSLQTYTLLLSCCTDARSNFDMGFCGELMAVSGHPAHIFLLKMPPAGPDGQNVRDHVSNFLDFMHSEDRESKRGLMDAVVDFLHKSGLKEEAGSVWEVAAIKNVYPDALREKSCSYWLINLHVMSEGTAVIALSRTLAWFRKQMLVSGDCPSRIDIVTGWGRRSRVTGTSMVRQAVEELLNIFNFPFFTENGNSGCFVGCGEPLKKWLLESYVERMHLL from the coding sequence ATGATTCGTGCAAAGCACATTAGTAATCTTTCCAGTTCAGCAAGATCCTTTTTTCTTAGCGGAACGAGACCTAGTGCAGCTGATGGTACCTCTTGTACAACCCCTGAGGATGAAAGTTGCGTCTCAAAACGCCAGCAAATTAGGACTGAAGTTGTACATACTGGTAAAAGAGCATCTAACTTAGCAGCTGGACTAGCCGGAAATATATTACCAGTAGAAGCTGGTAAACCACTTGCGGTCCCGAAGACGGTTGAGCATTTCACCCGTCCATCTCATCTTCCGCAGCTTGTATCGTCTCCTGCTTTGCCGGGGAAAGCAGATTCTGTAAATCATGCTTCTgctattattaaaaatgatgtGGGGGCACCTATTGGGGATCAGATATTCAAGGCTGGTATTGGAACTGTAAGTTTATTATCAGATATAGCAAATTATAAGATCCCTTTATCAGATGGAACTGAAGTCGTTGGTTTGCCTAAAAGCTGTATGGTTGATCCTACCGGGCCTATTTCAAGTGTGAAGTTGTCAAATGTGAAAGTCATCAGAAGAGAGCACCTTGCTAAAGTCTACCCTAGGTCCGCTCCCAAAGATTCATCAGACAGAGTTCCTATAAACAGCTCTCCAGGTACTAAGCAAGTATCAAATGACGTTGCAGAGAAGTCGTTTGCATCTCATGATTTACTCTCAAACACTGCCtctggaaaaaggaaaagtatgCCACAAAGATCCAATATTGATACGACCAGGTATGCGTCGGGTGATTGTGACTATAACGTGCATTCTTCTGATGACAGGACGATGATATCTTCTGTTGAAGGTTTCTGTAAACCCTCAAAGGAAATGATGAGAGTGGCTCCAGGGACTGCTCCAACACCTAGGCAGTATTGTAACCCTGGATATGTTGTCGAAAATGTTTCTAGTATACTGCGGAGATTCAAATGGGGACATGCTGCTGAAGAGGCTCTTCACAATTTTGGTTTCAGGATGGATGCATACCAAGCAAACCAAGTTCTTAAGCAGATGGATAATTATGTGAATGCGCTTGGTTTCTTCTATTGGCTGAAAAGGCAACCTGGGTTTAAGCATGACGGGCATACTTATACCACTATGGTAGGTAATCTTGGTCGTGCAAAGCAATTTGGTGAGATAAACAAGCTTCTTGatgagatggttagagatggATGTCAGCCAAATACTGTTACGTATAACCGACTTATCCATAGCTATGGCCGTGCTAATTATCTCAATGAAGCTATgaatgtttttaatcaaatgCAAGAGGCTGGATGTGAGCCTGACCGAGTAACTTACTGTACCCTGATAGACATCCACGCTAAAGCTGGATTTCTTGACATTGCCATGGACATGTACCAGAGAATGCAAGCAGCAGGTCTTTCTCCTGATACTTTCACCTACAGTGTTATAATAAACTGTCTTGGAAAAGCAGGCCATTTACCTGCTGCCCATAGGCTCTTCTGTGAAATGGTTGGTCAAGGTTGTACCCCTAATTTGGTCACATTCAACATCATGATAGCTTTGCATGCCAAGGCGAGGAATTATGAGACTGCGTTGAAGCTCTACCGAGACATGCAAAACGCCGGGTTTCAACCAGACAAAGTGACATACAGTATTGTTATGGAGGTGCTTGGCCACTGTGGATTTCTTGAGGAAGCAGAGGGTGTTTTCGCTGAGATGCAACATAAGAAATGGGTTCCTGATGAACCGGTTTATGGTCTTTTGGTGGACTTGTGGGGAAAAGCTGGCAATGTGGAAAAAGCTTGGCAATGGTATCAAGCAATGATTCACGCCGGTCTTCGACCTAATGTTCCCACTTGTAATTCCCTTCTCAGCACTTTCCTTAGGCTTCACAGGATGTCTGAAGCCTATAACTTACTACAAAGCATGCTGACGCTTGGTCTACATCCTTCTTTGCAGACATACACGTTACTATTGAGTTGTTGCACAGATGCTCGTTCAAACTTTGACATGGGATTTTGTGGCGAGCTAATGGCAGTCTCAGGTCATCCGGCTCACATCTTTCTCCTTAAAATGCCACCTGCAGGTCCTGATGGCCAAAATGTGCGTGATCATGTTAGCAACTTTCTTGATTTTATGCACAGTGAGGACAGAGAGAGCAAGCGGGGACTAATGGACGCAGTAGTGGATTTTCTCCACAAGTCAGGTCTTAAAGAAGAGGCTGGCTCGGTGTGGGAAGTGGCTGCAATTAAGAATGTGTATCCAGATGCATTGAGGGAGAAAAGCTGCAGCTATTGGCTTATCAATCTCCATGTAATGTCGGAAGGAACTGCAGTCATCGCACTTTCTAGGACACTTGCATGGTTCCGTAAGCAGATGTTGGTTTCAGGTGACTGTCCTTCACGGATTGATATAGTAACTGGTTGGGGAAGACGAAGTAGAGTCACGGGCACGTCGATGGTGAGACAAGCAGTTGAGGAATTGCTTAACATCTTCAACTTCCCGTTTTTCACTGAGAATGGGAACTCAGGCTGTTTTGTAGGATGCGGAGAGCCTCTCAAGAAGTGGTTGCTTGAATCATATGTTGAGAGAATGCATTTGCTCTAG
- the LOC104713115 gene encoding uncharacterized protein LOC104713115 has translation MGGGQLHSIPPENVSVSSPAVTVGNTKLSDAPVLFFVYCHKAFRAQLLDLRRLATDAAETDSFSREDLAVELRRKFEFLKLIYKYHSAAEDEVIFLALDARVKNIVSNYSLEHAGTDDLFTSVFHWLHVLEEGIGTRSDVLRQVLLCIGTIQSSICQHMLKEELQVFPLLIEKFSFREQTSLVWQFICSVPVMVLEDFLPWMMSYLSHEERIETENCIKDVVPTEDSLQQVICSWLLDKSQSCCGIPSEIMKGVHYVDVSKNMKKSPLHETHESNGCFQRFWQWSKKSLSIPNVGHSPIHGLHLFQNAIEKDLRDIQEGLCQAKFPSLLLDLDALMARLNFLADVLVSYSNAYKKFFHPVLEEMTDHRSSTAVQFTIDGCLENFQRLLYKSADDKSRTDHFLLQLQDELESLIVQVTKQFSVQRTKVFPIITKNCNHEMQKQLLYTSIHVLPLGLLKCVILWFSAHLSEEESHSILRFLSLEDFSSKKSFARLLLQWLRFGYSGKTSVESFWKQLSVMFKVRCSCQKENTEEASGSVSDQAQLEPCKGSKDDLLVCPWKKNKSSACLLSVDTGAGDMYETPYSSRMNQQMIFSGKHKPPLHLPEFFGEKNMDDPLIMDVKPIDLLFFFHKAMKMDLDYLVCGSARLATDFRFLKEFHQRFHMIKFLYQIHSDAEDEIAFPALEAKGQLKNISHSFSIDHELETKHFDKVSFILNEMSELNMLVSTINSGAADRKMKYERLCLSLQEICKSMQKLLSEHIQHEETELWGLFRNCFTIEEQEKIIGCMLGRFSGEILQDMIPWLMESLNSDEQLAAMSLWRQATRKTMFVEWLTEWYNGHVIQDEAREANNNPYGDSDPLEMLWKYLYEAGGDEDIRSIGSYLVELPETDLTVILNEPPSNNNVKIGNKEEQDLERSESKKMCCRGSEKMGDNKEQNDINYETRDPAQNFQMSQKVSRFGQAKKYEQLLTMSQEELVILIKKISCDSSLDPQKKSYIKQSLLMCRWNILQQTYNMEPSSLSSNMETVPGQHPSYRDPHSMIFGCNHYKRNCKLLAPCCDKLFTCIRCHDEEADHSVDRKQITKMMCMKCLLIQPIGANCSNTSCKSSMGKYFCKICKLYDDERKIYHCPYCNLCRVGKGLGIDYFHCMKCNACMSRTLVEHVCREKCLEDNCPICHEYIFTSNSPVKALPCGHLMHSTCFQEYTCSHYTCPICSKSLGDMQVYFKMLDALLAEEKMPDEYSNKSQVILCNDCGRRGNVPYHWLYHKCTTCGSYNSRLI, from the exons ATGGGAGGTGGACAACTTCATTCCATTCCGCCAGAAAATGTTTCCGTTTCTTCTCCTGCGGTTACCGTCGGAAACACCAAGCTTTCCGATGCTCCAgtacttttctttgtttactgCCACAAAGCTTTCCGTGCTCAGCTGCTGGACCTCCGACGTTTAGCTACCGACGCCGCGGAAACTGATTCCTTTAGCCGCGAAGATCTAGCGGTGGAGTTACGCCGCAAGTTTGAGTTCTtgaaacttatatataagtatCATAGCGCAGCTGAAGATGAG GTTATATTTTTGGCGCTTGATGCACGAGTGAAGAACATAGTTTCTAATTATTCCCTTGAGCATGCTGGCACAGATGATCTCTTCACCTCAGTTTTTCATTGGCTACATGTTCTTGAAGAGGGCATAGGAACCAGAAGTGATGTACTTCGTCAAGTTTTATTATGCATAGGCACCATTCAGTCATCCATATGCCAACATATGCTTAAAGAAGAGCTTCAg GTCTTTCCTTTGTTAATTGAGAAGTTCTCTTTCCGAGAGCAAACGTCACTTGTGTGGCAATTCATTTGTAGTGTTCCAGTAATGGTGTTGGAGGACTTTTTGCCATGGATGATGTCTTATCTCTCTCACGAGGAGAGAATTGAAACTGAGAATTGCATTAAAGATGTTGTCCCCACTGAAGACTCATTACAACAG GTCATATGCTCTTGGCTACTTGACAAGAGTCAATCTTGTTGTGGGATTCCTTCAGAGATCATGAAAGGAGTCCACTATGTAGATGTGTCTAAGAATATGAAGAAATCACCACTTCATGAGACACATGAGTCCAACGGATGTTTTCAACGCTTTTGGCAGTGGAGTAAAAAGTCCCTTTCTATTCCAAATGTAGGACACAGCCCGATTCATGGTCTTCATCTTTTCCAAAATGCAATCGAAAAGGATTTGAGAGACATTCAGGAAGGATTATGCCAAGCAAAATTCCCAAGCCTTCTTTTAGACCTTGATGCACTGATGGCTCGATTAAACTTCCTTGCtgatgttcttgtttcttataG cAATGCATATAAAAAGTTCTTTCACCCGGTGTTAGAAGAAATGACAGATCACCGCTCTTCAACAGCCGTACAATTCACCATAGATGGTTGTCTCGAGAATTTTCAGAGATTGCTATACAAAAGTGCTGATGATAAATCAAGGACGGATCATTTTCTACTTCAGCTTCAGGATGAACTTGAGTCTCTTATAGTCCAAGTAACCAAGCAATTTTCCGTACAGAGAACAAAg GTATTCCCAATCATCACCAAGAATTGCAACCATGAAATGCAGAAGCAGCTCCTATACACAAGCATTCATGTCTTACCTCTTGGATTGCTAAAGTGTGTCATACTTTGGTTCTCTGCTCATCtatcagaagaagaatctcATTCCATTCTTCGTTTCTTAAGCTTGGAagatttttcttccaaaaaatcATTTGCACGCCTCTTGTTGCAGTGGCTTCGCTTTGGCTACTCAGGCAAAACATCTGTTGAAAGTTTCTGGAAACAGTTGTCTGTAATGTTCAAAGTAAGATGCTCCTGCCAAAAGGAGAACACCGAAGAAGCATCTGGATCTGTTTCCGACCAAGCACAGCTGGAACCATGCAAAGGATCTAAAGATGATTTGCTTGTTTGTCCTTGGAAGAAAAATAAGTCTTCAGCCTGCTTACTGTCAGTGGATACAGGTGCTGGTGACATGTATGAGACGCCTTACTCTAGTCGAATGAATCAGCAAATGATTTTCTCAGGAAAGCATAAGCCTCCTCTCCATCTTCCAGAATTTTTTGGTGAGAAGAACATGGATGATCCCCTCATTATGGACGTTAAACCTATTGacctccttttcttcttccacaaggCAATGAAGATGGATTTGGACTACCTTGTTTGTGGATCAGCAAGATTGGCAACCGACTTTCGTTTCCTCAAGGAGTTTCACCAGCGATTCCATATGATAAAGTTCTTGTATCAGATACATTCTGATGCCGAGGATGAGATTGCGTTTCCAGCGTTGGAGGCCAAGGGACAACTAAAAAACATTAGTCACTCATTTAGCATTGATCATGAGCTAGAAACTAAACACTTTGATAAAGTTTCATTCATTCTGAATGAGATGTCAGAACTGAATATGTTGGTTTCTACTATCAATTCTGGTGCAGCGGACCGAAAAATGAAGTATGAGCGGTTATGTCTGAGTCTCCAAGAGATTTGCAAATCCATGCAAAAGCTATTGTCTGAGCATATCCAACATGAAGAAACTGAACTCTGGGGTCTGTTCAGGAACTGTTTCACTATTGAAGAGCAAGAAAAAATCATAGGGTGCATGCTTGGGAGATTTAGTGGGGAAATATTACAGGATATGATTCCCTGGTTAATGGAATCTTTGAACTCTGATGAACAGCTTGCAGCCATGTCCTTGTGGCGCCAAGCAACGAGGAAAACAATGTTTGTTGAATGGCTAACAGAATGGTACAACGGTCATGTTATACAAGATGAAGCaagagaagcaaacaacaatCCATATGGGGATTCAGATCCACTTGAGATGCTCTGGAAATATCTCTATGAAGCAGGTGGGGATGAGGACATAAGGAGCATTGGCAGCTACCTTGTCGAACTCCCAGAGACAGACTTGACAGTTATTTTGAATGAGCCCCCTTCTAATAACAATGTAAAAATTGGAAACAAAGAGGAACAAGATCTTGAACGCTCAGAAAGTAAGAAGATGTGTTGTAGAGGATCTGAAAAGATGGGGGataataaagaacaaaatgaCATCAATTACGAGACAAGAGATCCTGCTCAGAATTTCCAAATGTCTCAGAAGGTTAGCAGGTTTGGTCAAGCCAAGAAATATGAACAACTGTTAACAATGAGTCAAGAAGAACTGGTGATTTTGATCAAGAAAATATCATGCGACTCTTCCCTGGATCCTCAGAAGAAATCCTACATCAAGCAGAGCTTATTAATGTG TCGATGGAATATCTTACAACAGACATACAATATGGAACCATCCTCTCTCTCAAGCAACATGGAAACAGTTCCTGGTCAACATCCATCATATCGAGATCCTCACAGTATGATCTTCGGTTGCAATCACTACAAGAGGAACTGCAAGCTTCTTGCTCCTTGTTGCGACAAACTCTTCACATGTATACGATGTCATGATGAAGAGGCTGATCACTCGGTGGATAG gaaacaaataacaaagatGATGTGCATGAAATGCCTCTTGATTCAGCCGATTGGTGCAAATTGCTCAAATACTTCGTGCAAGTCTTCAATGGGAAAATACTTCTGCAAAATATGCAAATTATATGACGATGAAAG GAAAATTTATCACTGCCCTTACTGCAATCTCTGTCGAGTAGGGAAAGGATTGGGAATTGACTACTTCCATTGTATGAAATGCAATGCTTGCATGTCACGTACCTTAGTAGAGCACGTTTGCAGGGAAAAGTGCTTAGAAGATAACTGTCCGATTTGCCATGAGTACATTTTTACCTCCAACTCTCCAGTGAAGGCTCTTCCTTGCGGGCACTTGATGCACTCCACATGCTTTCAG GAGTACACATGTTCACATTACACATGTCCTATTTGCAGCAAGTCGCTAGGAGATATGCAG GTCTATTTTAAAATGTTAGACGCACTGCTAGCAGAAGAGAAGATGCCTGATGAATACTCCAATAAAAGTCAG GTGATACTATGTAACGACTgtggaagaagaggaaatgTTCCTTACCATTGGCTCTACCACAAATGTACAACATGTGGCTCCTACAATTCAAGGCTCATTTAG